In the genome of Natronorubrum daqingense, the window CAACCGGCGCTCGACCCGTCGCTGAGACGATGTCCAGCGGATCGTACCCGAGTTCCGAGAGCCTGAACGTCGCGAGTTCCGCCGCTCGAGCGGCGTTGGTGACGCTGCCGACTAAACTCGCGGTTGGATAGGCGAGCAAGAAGACGCTGCTCGCCTCGACCTCGGCCAGTTCTGCAACCTGCTCGGCCGCGGCCGCGGTCGGATCCTGATCCGTCTCGACGGCGAGCGCCGTCAGGTCGAACGCGTCGGTGTAGCCGATCTGGCGAAACTCGTCTTCTTCGGCAACGAGCGCACGCGCTGGGCCGCTTCCCAGTCCCTCGAAGTCTTCCGTCGTCAGCTCCCAACCCGCCTTCTGCGAGCCGAGCAACGACAACGCCGGTTGATCCGTCGAGAGTTCGATGTGTGGAATCGGTGCGCCGCCGATCTCCTCGAGGTGGTGACTCGGCGTCGCCATCCCCGCCGTTTGAATCTCCGTGAGCAACAGGCCTGCTTCGATTCCGCCGTCGAACTCGAGGCCGAAGTCGAGGACCGTCGCGTCGTTCGCGAGATCGTAGCCGCCAATATTCAGCTCCTCGGCGTACTCGAGGGCCTCGTCGACCAACTCGATCGCCATCCGGTTGAGACTTTCCATGCCCACAGGTTCATGCTGTAGCCTAAAACAGTTTGCAGTTCGACTATCGCGCCCTAGCGACGACGGGCGTTACTCGACGTCGTACCCAGCGTCGTCGATCGTGTTGGTGATCGACGCTTCGTCCACCGTCGTCCCGTCGTGCTCGACGCGTACCGTCTCCGCTTCGTGGTCTGCCGTCGCCGACGAGACGCCCTCGAGGGACTCGAGTGCGTCGGTGACGGTCGCTTCACAGCCATCACAGGCCATACCAGTGACGTGGAGTGTCGTTTGATCCATATCGGTCGTAGCCTCTCTGGCAGGGTAGACGTTTCGTTCGACGATGTTTGGCGGTGGGATCGATGGTATGGTTTGATATGTGAGTACGTTGTTCTTTCTCGCATGTACACAGTACTCGTTCCGATCGACGGCCACGAGGCGCGCGTGAACGCACAACTCGAGTCCGTTATCGACCTCGCGAACGCGAGCGAGGGGTTCGCCGTCGAACTCCTTCACGTCCGTAAGGAACTCGAATTCGCCGACAGCGACGACGACGTGGAGATCGGCGAGATCCGACGCGATCTCGACGACGACGCACTCGAGGAACTCGTCGAGACGGTTTCGATGGCTGCCGAGGAACTCGCAGCCGCGGACGTCGACGTAAGCGTTCACTCCGCGACGGGAAATCCGGCGGCCGCGATCGTGGACGTCGCGAACCAATTCGACGTCGACGAAATCGTCATCGGTGCACGCCGACAGTCGCCGGTGGGTAAGGTTCTCTTCGGTAGCGTCGCCCAATCGGTCATCCTCGACACCGATCGGCCGGTCAAAGTCGTTCCGGCCTAACTCGCTTTTCGTCAGTTTTTCTCGCCGCTCGTCGCAATTTCTCGTCGCTCATCGTAATCCGTCGTTCGTTGCCGCCGCACGTAGAGAACAACGGGGGTACTTACTCGTCCGCACTCGTCGCCGACCGACCGAGGTGCTCCTCGACCGACTCAACCTTCTCCGCCGCAGTCGTGTCTTGCGTCCGTTTGTCGTCGATCTTCAACACGGTACTCACGCGGTCGTGATCCACCGCATCGTGTGCCGCCTGCGCGGCCGAAAACAGTTCGTCGGTACTCTCGGCTTCGATCACCGTCCCCATCGGGTTCGTCTCGTACTCGACGTCGTACGCCTCGAGCGCGTCGACTGCCTTCGCGATCTCGCCGGACATGCTCTCTTCAGTTACCGGTGCGACGCTCAGTAATCCGATTACCGTCATGCCCGGACCCACGTGATGGTGGCTCCTAAACCCATCTCATGCGACGACTGGCACACTCAAAACGAAACGGGAGTGCGAACGCTCGATAGGACTCGACGTCGGGACAACAGGAGTCGGACCAAAATCAACGAAAACTCACAGTGATCGGGGAGCGTCAGTGGACACCAACGCGATTACTTCGGACGGCCGGGAGTGTCGACTTCGGACGGCGGATAGATGATGACGTCACCGTTCGCGTAGACGTAGACTTCGTGCTCGAGCGCGGTGAACGCGACGTGGCCGCCCGAACGTTCGGTGCCGTCGGCTTTCGTCCGAAAGAGCCGATCGAGTGCGTCGGGATCGACGCTGTCGTAGAGGGAGAACTCTCCCTGAGAGACGTCCGTATCTGCGATCTGTGCGAGCGCGTGTACGATCGTCGTCGTTATCGTGGCCGTGCTCTCCGGATCGTGATGGAACACGTAGCGGTCGTTGGGCTGGTCGTACTGGAGGCCGTTCGCATCGTCAGCGGTGGGTAGTTCCGTGTGCATTGCTTGATCTGGCGTCCGATCGTCCAGTCGTCCGTAGCAAACCCCAGTATAAAAGCCACTCGGCGACGGCATCAGTCACCTATCACGACACACTCATTTCGGTACTGGTTTCTCGCCGGGACAGTGACTCGAGTGACAAATAGCGTCGCCGTCTACGCTCATCGTACTCGAGGACGAGCGGTTTCGCGACGTTGTAGGATCGACGCACGGCTCGCTCGAGGAATTGAATGTAAAAAAGTGCACTGGCTGGGATTTCTGTCGCTCACGAGTTTGTTCGCGACAGAAATGCGCTGGCTGGGATTTGAACCCAGGTTGTGACCATGGCAAGGTCACGTGATACCACTACACTACCAGCGCCCTGTTGCACTTTATTCTACTTCGGGAAGGATGTATAAGGGTTGCGAATCGTTTCAGGTTCGGCAGAGCGGCACACGGTCGGCAGCCACTCCGTAGGCTGTCGGTTCTCGAGTCGATTTCCCGCCGGATTCCCGGACACTCGTCGAACCCCGTGTTATAGTTATCATCTCGAGTGAGTATGTGTCCGTTCACCACGAATTCGGGGCTGTGAGAGCGTCACAGTCGCAATCGAATCCGCTATCCTTTTAAGACCTTGAGCGCAACAAAACGCTACAGTCTAGTGACGCGGCGCCGAAGCGTTTCGGCATGACCGTCAGCATACTCGTTCCGTCGTCACTCACCCGCGAAGCCGAGGACAAACGCGAGGCAACTCGCAAACTCGGATACATCGCCCGCGCGGCGACCATCTTCCGGGCCGATCGCCTGCTCGTCTACCCAG includes:
- the mch gene encoding methenyltetrahydromethanopterin cyclohydrolase; amino-acid sequence: MESLNRMAIELVDEALEYAEELNIGGYDLANDATVLDFGLEFDGGIEAGLLLTEIQTAGMATPSHHLEEIGGAPIPHIELSTDQPALSLLGSQKAGWELTTEDFEGLGSGPARALVAEEDEFRQIGYTDAFDLTALAVETDQDPTAAAAEQVAELAEVEASSVFLLAYPTASLVGSVTNAARAAELATFRLSELGYDPLDIVSATGRAPVAPVGADEPTAIARTNDAIAYGGTAHLTVREDADVFDSVPSTAADGHGRPFGEIFDDLEWEFSEVPADLFAPAKVTIDVIGGPTYVHGETDEGILVESFGL
- a CDS encoding heavy-metal-associated domain-containing protein, which translates into the protein MDQTTLHVTGMACDGCEATVTDALESLEGVSSATADHEAETVRVEHDGTTVDEASITNTIDDAGYDVE
- a CDS encoding universal stress protein, producing MYTVLVPIDGHEARVNAQLESVIDLANASEGFAVELLHVRKELEFADSDDDVEIGEIRRDLDDDALEELVETVSMAAEELAAADVDVSVHSATGNPAAAIVDVANQFDVDEIVIGARRQSPVGKVLFGSVAQSVILDTDRPVKVVPA
- a CDS encoding MTH1187 family thiamine-binding protein, whose translation is MTVIGLLSVAPVTEESMSGEIAKAVDALEAYDVEYETNPMGTVIEAESTDELFSAAQAAHDAVDHDRVSTVLKIDDKRTQDTTAAEKVESVEEHLGRSATSADE
- a CDS encoding HalOD1 output domain-containing protein, producing the protein MHTELPTADDANGLQYDQPNDRYVFHHDPESTATITTTIVHALAQIADTDVSQGEFSLYDSVDPDALDRLFRTKADGTERSGGHVAFTALEHEVYVYANGDVIIYPPSEVDTPGRPK